Proteins encoded together in one Plasmodium vivax chromosome 6, whole genome shotgun sequence window:
- a CDS encoding phosphomannomutase, putative (encoded by transcript PVX_001740A), with protein MSSPKKRFFLFDVDGTLTHARAPIEERMVDVLRKLKSKGNTSLGVVGGSDYQKIIEQIKHPQIFDYVFSENGVVAHRGNEQFYSESITKFLGEEKLQQLVDYCLVYIANLRVPMKRGTFIELRNGMINISPIGRNCTREERAHFCSYNAEHSTLRVFQLDLMRSFSQFGLTFSIGGQISIDCFPSGWDKTFCLRHIDGLFSEVLFFGDKTEEGGNDYEIFHDQRVRGFSVKSPEETEEIIKSFLDP; from the exons aTGAGTTCCCCGAAGAAGCGTTTTTTCCTGTTTGACGTGGATGGGACCCTGACCCACGCGAGGGCG cCGATCGAAGAACGGATGGTGGACGTGCTACGCAAGCTCAAGTCCAAGGGGAACACCTCCCTGGGGGTGGTAGGAGGCTCGGACTACCAGAAGATCATCGAGCAGATAAAAC ACCCTCAGATTTTCGACTACGTCTTCTCGGAGAATGGCGTGGTAGCGCATAGGGGCAACGAGCAGTTTTACTCTGAG agcaTAACTAAATTTCTGGGCGAGGAGAAGCTGCAGCAGCTGGTGGATTACTGCCTGGTGTATATTGCGAATCTGCGGGTGCCAATGAAGCG AGGGACCTTCATCGAGCTGCGCAACGGAATGATAAACATCAGCCCCATTGGAAGGAACTGCACACGGGAGGAGCGAGCGCACTTTTGCAGCTACAACGCGGAGCATTCGACCCTGCGTGTTTTTCAGCTGGACCTGATGAGGAG CTTTTCGCAGTTCGGCTTGACCTTCTCCATCGGAGGGCAGATCTCCATAGACTGCTTCCCATCG GGATGGGACAAGACATTTTGCCTGCGGCACATTGACGGGTTGTTCAGCGAAGTTTTGTTTTTCGGCGACAAGACGGAGGAG GGAGGAAACGACTACGAGATTTTTCACGACCAGAGGGTGCGCGGGTTCTCTGTTAAAAGTCCCGAAGAGACGgaggaaattataaaatcgTTTTTGGACCCATAG
- a CDS encoding hypothetical protein, conserved (encoded by transcript PVX_001725A; Apicoplast targeted protein. Curated by Stuart Ralph, Walter and Eliza Hall Institute of Medical Research, Australia.) — MGHLKKWRLFCCVYLLVAGIGTLALRKSKVDGGAIGIQGKEKKGPVEKASGEEVKKNGAETNQTSVKVCSGSDSKGGAGEGCPVEASATSGAEQTGEKQDVGKVQNVGKVQNVEVQNVEVQNDASNKKSILDSVVIPEDSFESAKSLCEFVVIKSEQFKAFCKQSNLFKEIQLLKQKDPNLYAQIAGESYENEATSSFQVLKDEGDRKIVMEDDRHNPKMSIFFLFQKMCVGGIPLACTNILKVDNVFDVNQSGGQLGGGSAGKAEAEDVEGEITGAAEEQASQGASESVADLTEEGS, encoded by the coding sequence atggggcaccTGAAAAAGTGGAGACTATTCTGCTGCGTGTACCTCTTAGTGGCCGGGATCGGAACGCTGGCCTTGAGGAAGAGCAAAGTTGACGGGGGTGCCATAGGCATacaagggaaggaaaaaaagggcccaGTGGAGAAGGCGAGTGGggaggaagtgaagaagaatGGAGCGGAGACAAACCAAACGAGTGTCAAAGTGTGCAGTGGTAGTGACAGCAAAGGTGGCGCAGGGGAGGGGTGCCCAGTGGAGGCGTCAGCAACGAGTGGAGCAgagcaaacgggggagaagcaagaCGTGGGGAAGGTGCAAAACGTGGGGAAGGTGCAAAACGTGGAGGTACAAAACGTGGAGGTACAAAACGATGCTTCCAATAAGAAGAGCATTCTAGACAGCGTGGTGATCCCCGAAGATTCCTTCGAAAGCGCGAAAAGCTTGTGCGAGTTTGTTGTTATAAAAAGTGAGCAATTTAAAGCCTTTTGCAAGCAgtcaaatttgtttaaagAAATCCAGCTGCTAAAACAGAAGGACCCGAATCTGTATGCACAGATAGCAGGGGAGTCGTATGAGAACGAAGCTACCTCTAGCTTCCAAGTCCTAAAGGATGAGGGGGATAGGAAAATCGTGATGGAGGACGATAGGCACAATCCGAAgatgtccattttttttttgtttcaaaaAATGTGCGTTGGGGGGATCCCTCTGGCGTGCACTAACATCCTCAAGGTAGATAACGTGTTCGACGTGAACCAGAGTGGCGGTCAGCTGGGTGGGGGCAGCGCCGGCAAGGCGGAAGCGGAAGACGTGGAAGGCGAAATAACGGGCGCGGCGGAGGAGCAGGCAAGCCAGGGGGCCTCGGAGAGCGTCGCGGACTTGACCGAGGAGGGCAGTTGA
- a CDS encoding hypothetical protein, conserved (encoded by transcript PVX_001730A): protein MPTKGRPPWSVGRKLIRTSIFKDDEIYLDPLQIHNEEPNKTNYLNRASPNECVYTRSNVGMNAILINEKYMTLKCINQLYKELRNGEINFTKRFTFLTSISNESFSHGYNLLHLLKIVEVHQKGKNKKHADVLKKILCNINELSYLTFSYRKPLIVYCNGSVRGSGGFIPFLANNSAAYFHSSYSYTNLRYSFLPYGGISYVLANLRGSIGFYLALTGETIKSADLIWCGLTKRWVAEECLELMELTSESQLEVSEQDANLLLEEHFLRVPKMYSLKSYEEIIHDHFKYPSLMQIMAKLDASRKRTHPDERVRLWAEKTYQQICSQPPIAAHLTFEIMNLLRTHKMELLKKAQVTKKLYNQMTQNSYKVVPTTREEVSLAELKFAIDSELLVKALNMETNAIANFISCPDALNGITSYLVKDTDHSFKCSYLNNSLLETKKDIIHYFLFYKNEYEFAVRERPDISFSSLSALDRCNQPCGAYDRHFYAEQSKRWSDDYLEDQLDEINRLAL from the exons ATGCCCACCAAGGGCCGCCCCCCCTGGAGCGTTGGCAGAAAGCTCATCCGAACGTCCATCTTCAAAGACGATGAGATATACCTGGACCCCCTCCAAATTCACAACGAAGAACCGAACAAAACAAATTACCTCAACAGAGCATCACCGAACGAGTGCGTGTACACTCGCAGCAACGTAGGAATGAATGCCATCctcataaatgaaaaatacatGACCCTAAAATGTATTAACCAGTTGTATAAGGAGCTACGAAATGGAGAAatcaattttacaaaaaggtTTACCTTTCTAACGTCCATCAGCAACGAGTCCTTTAGCCACGGGTACAATTTACTCCACCTGTTGAAGATCGTGGAGGTGcatcaaaaagggaaaaacaaaaagcaCGCAGATGTCTTGAAAAAGATTCTGTGCAACATTAATGAGTTAAGTTACCTGACCTTTTCATATAGAAAGCCACTCATCGTCTACTGTAACGGCAGCGTTCGAGGCTCCGGGGGGTTCATACCCTTCCTGGCCAACAACAGCGCTGCGTATTTTCACTCCTCATATTCCTACACCAATTTGAGGTACTCCTTTTTGCCGTATGGCGGCATCTCCTACGTGCTAGCCAATTTGAGAGGATCCATTGGATTCTACTTAGCCCTAACAGGGGAGACAATCAAATCTGCGGACCTAATTTGGTGCGGTTTGACGAAGAGGTGGGTAGCAGAAGAGTGTCTAGAACTGATGGAACTCACATCAGAATCGCAACTGGAGGTGTCCGAACAAGATGCCAACCTCCTCTTGGAAGAGCATTTTTTGAGAGTCCCCAAAATGTACTCCTTAAAAAGTTACGAAGAAATAATTCACGACCATTTTAAGTACCCCTCCCTGATGCAAATTATGGCCAAGCTAGATGCATCTAGGAAGAGAACCCATCCCGATGAACGGGTTCGCCTCTGGGCAGAAAAAACATACCAACAGATCTGCTCGCAGCCACCTATAGCGGCACATCTAACATTTGAAATTATGAACCTACTTAGAACCCACAAAATGGAGCTACTCAAAAAAGCCCAAGTGACAAAAAAGCTATACAATCAGATGACACAAAATAGCTACAAGGTAGTCCCAACGACCAGGGAAGAAGTGAGCTTGGCTGAGCTCAAGTTTGCCATCGATTCGGAGCTCCTCGTAAAAGCATTAAACATGGAAACGAATGCCATCGCGAATTTCATTTCCTGTCCAGATGCTCTCAATGGGATCACCTCCTACCTGGTGAAAGACACGGACCACTCCTTCAAATGCTCCTACCTGAATAACTCCCTCCTTGAGACCAAAAAGGACATCATTCattatttcctcttttataaaaatgagtaCGAATTTGCTGTTCGTGAGAGGCCAGACATAAGCTTCTCCAGCCTGAGTGCCCTCGATCGGTGCAACCAACCCTGTGGTGCTTACGATAGGCACTTTTACGCAGAGCAG AGCAAACGATGGAGTGATGACTATCTGGAGGATCAACTGGACGAGATTAACAGGCTTGCCCTATGA
- a CDS encoding hypothetical protein, conserved (encoded by transcript PVX_001735A) translates to MGAAHAKEGSGGYRIVRICPEGPASECDVEIFFDYIVQIEDVKLLDSSRKTYESFMQKVREGEGKEVRLLVYSSRYDKLKEVHVRPRRWRGKGLLGMNISYETANAMKEGVEIANVEDVYVDVRSKVTEKEDLIIGHEENILRNCDELRTFVEASLFSYHRERRRSPLELSFYLYNRRRGDVRSVKLQVDPAWGRHGLLGCHLRDVDREVNRAVNRAVNREMNREMTREETPYEHVNTAEWATDFPVESIERGADPSVGSGHIRFGRKETNGEEAEEGDPERPDYGRFNTHYFGNGSGAGKLGSSLGNAAGGVQGHRVGGTKSYTLSSTIEVEEVVADGDAVEEAVADEEAVADEEAVADEEAVADEEAVADEEAVADEEAVADEDAVADEDAVADEDAVEAAGCAEGNPGVSADGALSDASSGGEKWQGETRRGRHTLQSVPTSQEQPPPEERDTPADRYERYVQNIKTYSKEMLEIYKSMSENERLLEELKLRTMRNFAMGGKLVGGECAYLGGEVSAPVEGVPGSTLPEGGSNGRSEMGDVEMGGGYPNVGYPNVEGWSPNAGGWSPNVEGWSPNAEGWSPNVGG, encoded by the exons ATGGGGGCAGCCCACGCGAAAGAAGGCAGCGGAG ggtACCGCATCGTGCGGATTTGCCCCGAGGGGCCCGCGTCCGAGTGCGACGTGGAGATCTTCTTCGACTACATTGTGCAGATAGAAGACGTGAAGCTGCTGGACTCCTCCAGGAAGACCTATGAGTCGTTTATGCAGAAGGTGAGAGAGGGAGAAGGCAAAGAGGTGCGTCTGCTAGTGTACAGCTCTCGATATGATAAACTGAAAGAGGTGCATGTGAGGCCGAGGAGGTGGAGAGGAAAGGGGTTACTAGGAATGAACATAAGCTACGAAACGGCAAATGCCATGAAAGAAGGAGTTGAAATTGCAAACGTTGAGGATGTGTACGTAGACGTTAGAAGTAAAGTCACAGAAAAGGAGGACCTAATCATCGGGCATGAGGAGAATATCCTTCGAAATTGTGATGAGCTTCGCACCTTTGTGGAGGCCAGCCTGTTTAGCTACCATAGAGAAAGGAGGAGGTCTCCGCTGGAGCTGTCCTTTTATCTGTACAATAGGAGGAGGGGAGATGTGAGGAGCGTCAAACTGCAGGTGGACCCCGCGTGGGGAAGGCACGGACTGCTCGGGTGCCACCTGCGTGATGTGGACCGCGAAGTGAACCGTGCAGTGAACCGTGCAGTGAACCGCGAAATGAACCGCGAAATGACGAGAGAGGAGACCCCATACGAGCACGTCAACACTGCTGAGTGGGCTACGGACTTCCCCGTTGAGTCAATCGAACGGGGTGCAGATCCATCCGTGGGAAGTGGCCACATCAGATTTGGCCGCAAAGAAACGAACGGAGAGGAGGCGGAGGAGGGAGACCCAGAGCGCCCGGATTATGGCAGGTTCAATACGCATTATTTTGGAAACGGCAGTGGTGCGGGCAAGTTGGGCAGCTCGCTGGGCAACGCGGCGGGGGGTGTGCAGGGTCACAGGGTGGGCGGCACGAAGAGCTACACTTTGAGTTCCACGATAGAGGTTGAGGAAGTGGTTGCGGATGGGGATGCGGTTGAGGAAGCGGTTGCGGATGAGGAAGCGGTTGCGGATGAGGAAGCGGTTGCGGATGAGGAAGCGGTTGCGGATGAGGAAGCGGTTGCGGATGAGGAAGCGGTTGCGGATGAGGAAGCGGTTGCGGATGAGGATGCGGTTGCGGATGAGGATGCGGTTGCGGATGAGGATGCGGTTGAAGCTGCTGGGTGCGCGGAGGGGAACCCGGGCGTGAGTGCAGACGGCGCCCTTTCTGATGCGtcctcggggggggagaagtggcagGGGGAGACGCGGCGGGGGAGGCACACCTTGCAGAGTGTGCCCACCTCGCAGGAACAGCCACCCCCAGAAGAGCGAGACACACCCGCAGACAGGTACGAAAGGTACGTGCagaatataaaaacgtaTAGCAAAGAAATGCTAGAGATTTACAAAAGCATGAGTGAAAATGAGAGACTTTTGGAGGAGCTGAAGTTACGGACGATGAGGAACTTTGccatgggggggaagttGGTTGGTGGCGAATGTGCCTACCTCGGTGGAGAGGTGAGCGCTCCTGTGGAGGGGGTCCCAGGCTCGACCCTCCCGGAAGGGGGCTCAAATGGGAGAAGCGAAATGGGTGACGTGGAAATGGGTGGAGGGTATCCTAATGTAGGGTATCCTAATGTAGAGGGGTGGTCTCCTAATGCAGGGGGGTGGTCTCCTAATGTAGAGGGGTGGTCTCCTAATGCAGAGGGGTGGTCTCCTAATGTAGGGGGTTGA